The Alnus glutinosa chromosome 7, dhAlnGlut1.1, whole genome shotgun sequence genome includes a region encoding these proteins:
- the LOC133873032 gene encoding NDR1/HIN1-like protein 1 has translation MSGKHCCDKWAWRRKILKRIFWGIVIVGSISLVTFLILRAVFKPSTPNFVLQDATVFAFDVTSPNLLTSTFQVTLSSSNPNDRMGVYYDKVDVYATYCNQQITLRTAIHPTYQGQKDTNVWSPFIYGTAVPISPYNALLLRQDQANGAVQLTIEIDGGVRYKAGSIIYGRHRLNVRCRAYINFGNRTNGIVVGENAVKYQFLQSCSVSA, from the coding sequence ATGTCGGGCAAGCACTGCTGCGACAAGTGGGCATGGCGGCGCAAGATCCTCAAGAGAATCTTCTGGGGCATTGTCATCGTCGGCTCCATCAGTCTGGTGACGTTCCTCATCCTCAGGGCCGTGTTCAAGCCCTCCACGCCCAACTTCGTCCTCCAGGACGCCACCGTCTTCGCCTTCGACGTCACCTCCCCAAACCTCCTCACCTCCACCTTCCAGGTCACCCTCTCCTCAAGCAACCCAAACGACAGGATGGGGGTCTACTACGACAAAGTCGACGTCTACGCCACCTACTGCAATCAGCAAATCACCCTCCGCACCGCTATCCATCCCACCTACCAGGGCCAAAAGGACACCAACGTCTGGTCACCCTTCATCTACGGCACTGCCGTGCCAATTTCCCCCTACAATGCCCTGTTGCTCAGGCAGGACCAAGCCAATGGGGCCGTGCAGCTCACCATCGAGATCGATGGAGGAGTCAGATATAAAGCTGGCAGCATTATTTATGGTCGTCACCGTCTCAACGTGAGGTGTCGCGCTTATATAAACTTCGGGAACAGGACCAACGGTATTGTGGTGGGAGAAAACGCCGTTAAGTACCAGTTTCTGCAGAGTTGCAGCGTTAGCGCATGA